DNA from Nitrospirota bacterium:
TTTAAGAAACCAATGGCATTCGAGAATTTAAAAATGCTTGCTGTATCACGTCTCGTGCTTGACAACTTCCCTCATATAAAGGCATTTTGGATCATGCTCGGGCTTAAAGTTGCACAGCTTTCTCTATTGTTTGGAGTTGATGACCTTGATGGAACGGTTGTTGAAGAGAAGATTACACATGCTGCTGGAGCAGAAACAGATCAGTCCATCACAAAAGAAGAGCTTCTTGAGATTATTTCTTTGACAGGGAGAATACCGGTTGAGAGGGATACGTTATATAACATAATTAAAATCTATGAGAGAAGAAATATATCCAATCCCCTTGTGGAAAAGAGTAAGTTGCAGGAGATTTTTCAGGAAATTGAGACCTAAAGTCGGACATATTCAGTTTCTTAATTGTTTACCTTTATACTACGGGTTAGTTAAAAGCTCCGCTCTCCTCGATATAGAGTTGATTAAAGGTACTCCTACAGAACTCAACTCTTTATTAATAAATGGAGACCTTGACATTTCTCCAATATCATCTATTGAATATGCACGCCACCATCAGACACTTCTTCTTTTCCCGGAATTTACAGTAAGTTCTGACGGTGCTGTTAAAAGTATCATTCTTATAAGTCCCTATCCCATAGAGAAATTGTCCGGGAAAAGAGTTGCTTTAACAAACACCTCTTCAACTTCCCATGTGCTTTTAAAATTCATTATGAACGAGGGATATGGGATCGAACCAGATTATATTACATGTCAACCTGATTTAAAGAGAATGCTTTCTAATGCTGATGCTGCCTTACTTATTGGAGATATTGCTCTAAAATATTATGTTAATTCAGAAGGTTTTTATCTTTACGATTTAGGGCTTGAGTGGAAGAAATTGACTGGTAGAAAGATGGTATATGCAGTCTGGGCAGTGAACAGAAAGTTTGCAGAGATAAAAAGTGAATTATGCAAATATGTTTTTGAGATATTCAAAAAGTCAATGGAGCATTCAATGAGGCATCTTACTGAGATAGCTGAATATGCATCAAGATGGGAACCTTTCAGCAGAGATTTTCTCACTAAGTATTTTGCTTCTCTCAGGTTCAATTTTAGTCAGGACTATAGGGAGGGACTAATTCACTTTTACAAGGTTGCAAAAGAGATCGGTGAATTAAAAGAAGTGCCAGAACTTGAATTTGTGAATATTAATTATATCTATAAAAAAAATAAAGTAGGGCCATTAAGATGAATGTTCTTACAATTCTTGATAGAGCATTGAGCAAACGATTGACCTTAGATGAAGCGGTTTTGCTTTTTAAAGAAGCTGACCTGCTTGATCTTGCAAAGGTGGCTGATACAATATGCAGGAGGAAACATCCTGACGGAATTGCCACATTCCAGATTGACAGAAATATTAACTACACAAATATCTGCAAAAATCAGTGTTCCTTCTGTGCCTTTTATAGGTCAAAAGGTCATCCTGAGGCTTATTTGTTGAGTCAGGAAGAGATAGAAGAGAAGGTTGCCGAAACAGTTAGACTTGCAGGCACCCAGATAATGCTTCAGGGAGGAATTAATCCTGAACTAAGAATAGATTTTTATACAAAGATGTTTTCAGGAATTAAAAAGAAATTTGATGTGAGAATTCATAGCCTTTCGCCTCCAGAGATCTTTCATATTGCGGAAACAGAAAAGTTACCGATTTCATATGTTTTAAAACAGCTTATTGAAGCAGGACTCGATTCACTTCCAGGAGGAGGGGCTGAGATATTGGTCGACAGGGTTCGACGAATAATAAGTCCAAAAAAAATAAATGCTTCACAGTGGCTTGGAGTTATGGAAGAAGCGCACAAACTCGGGATTAAAACAACAGCGACAATGATGTTTGGAACAGTAGAAACCATAGAAGAAAGGATAGAGCATCTTTTAAAAATTCGAGACCTTCAGGATAAAACAGGCGGTTTTATATCATTCATATCATGGACATATCAGCCAGGGAATACTGTTTTGGGAGGTAAGCCCGTTTCATCTATCGAATATTTAAGGATGCTATCTATCTGTCGACTTTTTCTTGATAACTTTAGAAATATTCAGGGTTCATGGGTTACACAGGGAAAAGATATCGGACAGATCTGTTTATCATTTGGGGCAAATGATCTTGGCAGCATTATGATAGAAGAGAATGTTGTCCGTGCTGCTGGTGTCTCTTATAAAATAACTGCTGACGAGATGATTGATCTTATCCTTAAGTCAGGTAAAACCCCTGCACAGAGGGATACAGAGTTCAGGATTTTGAAGATTTATGATAAAGTCAAAAATACCTGAAGCCAAAACTGCCTTTATTGGTGGTTCAAGTACCTTTGCCATTGAATTCCCTGAGAATTTGAAGGCAAAGGGAGTAAAAGTATTGCAACAGTTTGTTGTTTCAACTCCTTTCGGTGAAAGTCCAGAATTCAAATTATTTACAGTTAATGATAGGAATGTCCTTACAGTAAAGATGCATGGCTGGCGGACAGGAACAAACAGGGCTGATGCGTCAAAACAGATTTTCTGGGTATTTCATAAGGCAGGTGTAAAGACAATTCTCACTGAAGGTGGAGTGGGAACAATTTCAAAAGATATTCAACTCAGAGATTTTTTTATTCCTGATGATTATCTTGATTTCTCGATGAGAAAAGATGTGCATCTTTACGACAAATATTTGCTTGTTATGAGGCACCCTATCTGTCAAGAACTCACCAGGATACTTACGAGAATAATCACCAAGCTGTTTCCTGATAGACAGGTTATGCGAGGGATATATGCTGTAACTGACGGAAGACATTTCGAAAGCCGAGCAGAGGTTAGGATGATAGAAAAACTTGGTGGTGATGTTATAGGACAGAGCTTATGCCCTGAAGTCTATTTGGCCAGAGAAATTGGAGCCTGTTATGCAGGAATTTATCTTATTGTCAACCGCGCAGAGGGAATAGAGCCTCAATGGTCTTATAAAGAGTTAAAGGATATTTTTTATAATGAAGCATTGAATGTAGGTAAAATAATTATTGAAAGTATCAAGAGTATAATAAAGAATAAAAAACAAAGTTGTCAGTGCTCAAACTTGAGAAAAAGGACATTATTAAAATATAAAAAAGTAAGTTAACAGATATGAATTATGTAGATCATAAAATACGTAATATACAGAATATTGGGCAAATGTTCTCAGGTATTGCACGATATTATGACCTACTAAACCATATATTGAGTTTCGGTCTTGATTTCAGGTGGAGAAAGAAGGTTGCTTTTGAGACAAAAAGAGTAAATTGTGAAAAAATTCTTGATGTATGCACAGGCACTGGTGACATGGCAATTGAGCTTTATAGAACTTGGCAAGGTAAAGTGGAGATTGATGGACTGGATATTTCCAATGAGCTGATAAATATTGGAAAGAAAAAAGTAAAAAAATTAAATTGTAAAGACAAAGTGAAATTTATCGAGGCTAATGCTGAAAGACTTCCATATAACGATAATCAATTTGATGCAGTTACGATAACTTTTGGATTAAGAAACATCAGTGACCGATTAAAAGCTATTATGGAATTCTATCGCGTTGCAAGATATGGAGGATGCTTTGTCTGTCTTGAATTCAGTCATCCTGTAAATTCTTTTTTTACAAAGCTCTACAATTTTTATCTTATGAAATGTGTTCCCTTTATTGCTTCCATTGTGGGCTCTGACCCTTCTGCATATAGATATCTGGGGAATACAATAAAAGAATTCTTGAAACCTGAAGAATTATCTCAGCTAATAGAATCTGCGGGGTGGAGGGATGTTAGTTTTCAAAGGTTGACAGGAGGAATTGTAACAATACATCGAGCTATAAAAAGATAGTCTAATTCTGTGATTTCTCCAATTTTAATTTGTTGAACTCCTTCAATTCCTCAATAAGCTGGTTTTCGGTAATAACTCCTAATTTAACCAGTGCTTCACCAAAGAAAATGTAAGAGTCTTTCTGCTCTTTAAGAAGCTCATTTACTTGTTGTTTAGTGAGAATTTTCTCACGGATTGCAATCTCCCCAAACTTTTCATAAGTCTCTTCCTGAATAATCAAAATTTTGTTAATATCATGATCAGTTAACCAACCCTTTGCCTTAGCAAGTTCCCCTATTCTCAGGTTATTTTTTTTCTGTAAGAACCGGGCATTGATAATATCCGTTTCAGTAATCAGTTTTTTCTCAAGCAAAAAAGTCCCGAATTTTAAATACTTTAAAGTTGTTGTCATTTGTCAAATATTATAAAAGTTTTTTATATTATCAAATCTTTGAAAAAAAATTGCTATCCAAAATATATTCTGTTCCTTGCTTGATCCAATGTCTTGACAAACATTTCAATAACTCCCTATACTTTTTAAACAGTGGGAAAAAATATACATGAACTTCGCGAATATGGTTTAGAACTTTTCGAGCAGGGCAAATACTCGGAGGCAGAGTTGATTTTAAAAGAGATAATCAGCTTAAATCCCCGATATGCTGATATTTATAATAAGCTTGGCTTAATAACACACATGAAGGGAGATTTTAAACATGCTTCTGAATATTTTAAGAAGGCACTTGAATTAAATCCTAATTATACTGAGGCTTCATTGAATCTTGCCATAACCTATAATGATATGGGAGAGTTCAAAAAGGCTCAGGAAGTCTTTACCGTTGCTGCACAGATTGCACATCCAACACCCAGTGCTATGGATCCATTTATCGCTGGCAAGCTTGCGAATGAACACTATAAATTAGGAAATTTATATCTTGATCTTGGTATGAACAATGAAGCAATTGAAGAATATAAGAAAGCCATAAGGCTCCACCCACGTCTTCCTGATGTCCATACTAAACTCGGGATAGCTCTGAGAAATAAAGGGCTTGTTGACGATGCGATTGGACATTTTACCAAAGCAAAAGAGATAAATCCAAATTATGGCCCTGCATGGGTACAACTCGGGCTGTGCTATTACATGAAAGGTCTTTTGGGTTTAGCTTTTAAAGAATGGGAGCAAGCTGTCGAACAAAATCCTGGGTTGAGAGAAGCAGAGGCATATCTGAGGCTCCTGAAAAAAGAGGGAAATTAACCTGCTGTGTCCCTGCTTAAAATAAGGGACCTCAACATATCTTTTAAAACACCAAACCGTTTTGTCAATGTTGTATCGTCTCTTAATCTTGATATTCAAGAAGGAGAGATTTTTGGTCTTGTTGGTGAAAGTGGTTGCGGTAAAAGCATTACTGCCTTATCTATGATGAAAATTCTGCCACATAATTTTTTCGTGGAAGGAGAAATTTTGTTTAAAGGCAAGAACCTTCTGAATCTTGATGAGAAAGCCATGCGAGGTCTAAGAGGTAAAGAAATCTCGATGATCTTTCAAGAGCCAATGACCTCTCTGAATCCTGTACTTACCATTGGTTACCAGATTGCTGAAGCTTTGATTGCACATATCAGACTTTCAAAAAAAGATGCTATGACACAGGTAGTTGATTTACTGAAAACTGTCAGAATACCTTCGCCTGAAATAAGAATAAAGGAATATCCACATCAAATATCAGGGGGGATGCGACAGAGGGTAATGATTGCTATGGCAATTGCCTGTAATCCTTCATTGCTGATTGCAGATGAACCAACAACTGCACTTGATGTAACAATACAGGCACAGATACTCGAACTTCTAAGAAGGCTTAGGCAGCAAAAAAAAATGGCTATTATGCTGATTACTCATGACCTCGGTGTTATTGCTGAAAATGCAGAAAGAGCTGCCATAATGTATGCAGGTAGAATTATGGAAATCTCTCGAGTTTCTGAATTAATAGGAACTCCAAAGCATCCTTACACCGTGGGCTTGTTAGAATCATTACCGAAGAGAAGAGGGATTCCATTAAAACCTATCCGCGGTTATGTGCCAAGGCCTGAACAACTTCCTCCAGGATGTAAGTTTTCAAACAGGTGTTATTATATGATCCCAGATTGTCAGAAAGCAGAGCCAGAATTGAGAGAGATTGTTTCAGGGCATTTTGTTAGGTGTTTGCGGTCAGAGGAAATACAGTGGATGTCATCAATATAATTAAGCTTAAAAAATACTTTCCAGTCAAAAGAGGGATATTTGCAAAGCAGGAATGGCTAAAGGCTGTTAACGGCATATCATTTTCTATTCAGGACGGAAAAGTCTTTGCACTTGTAGGTGAAAGTGGGTCAGGGAAATCAACTGTCGCAAGACTAATATTGAGATTAATACCTCCGACGGAAGGGGAAATTCTTTTTAAAGGGCTTGATATCAAGAAATTAAAAGGTGACTCTCTTCGTGATTTCAGAAAGTCAGTGCAGATTGTTTTTCAGGATCCATTTGCGTCTCTGAATCCAAGGATGACTGTCTATGATACACTCTCTGAGCCATTAAAGATTCACCAACTTGCAAAAAAAAACGAAATCAAGGATAAAGTAGTTAGTCTCTTATTACGTGTTGGACTTCAGGCAGATATATTGAATCGTTACCCACACGAATTTAGTGGAGGACAGAGGCAGAGAATCTGTATTGCAAGAGCACTTGCAGTATCGCCAAGAGTAATTATTGCTGATGAACCTCTTTCAGCACTTGATGTATCCATTCAGGCACAGATACTGAATATCCTTCAGGAACTGCAGAGCCAATACCACATATCTTTTCTGTTCATAAGCCATGATCTGCGGATGGTTCAATATTTCAGTGATGAGATCGCTGTTATGTATTTAGGAAAGTTAGTTGAATTTGCAGAGACTGACATTCTTTTCAATAACCCTTTTCATCCGTATACAATTGAATTGCTATCTTGTGTTCCAAAAATAAAACCTGATGCTCAAAAGAGACCAGTTCCATGGGGAGATATTCCAAGTCCTATCGATATCCCAACCGGCTGTCCCTTCCATCCTCGGTGTCAGAAAAGATTTGATCCATGTGACAGAATTCAACCTGAACTAAAAGAGATAAAAGGAAGACTTGTGTCATGTCATCTATTTTAACTTTAAAATGGTCTTCTATTGACTTCCTTTTCAGCTTATTGTATTTTCAACTTAATTATGAAAGAACGTTTACTCGAACTTATAATCGAAAGGGCCTTCAAATACAGCGATGAGCCGATATTTAAACTTGTATCAGGCAGAATGAGCAATTATTATTTTAACTGTAAAGCAGTAACCCTTTATCCTGAAGGGATGTGCCTTATCGGTAATATTATTTTTGATCTCATTAAAAACCTGAACGTTCAAGGCATTGGTGGGCTTACCCTTGGAGCAGATCCAGTTGCATATGCAGTTTCATATACTTCTTTTCTAAAGGGAAAACCTGTTGAGGCTTTTGTTGTTCGCAAGACACCAAAATCTCACGGCACAATGCAGTGGATAGAGGGAAACTTAAAACCTGGCGATAAGGTTGTAATTGTGGATGATGTAATAACAACCGGCAAATCAACTATTGAAGCCATTACCAGAGCAAAAGAGAACGGCCTTGAAGTCGTTAAAGTTATTGTCTTGATAGACCGTCAGGAAAATGGAAAAGAGGCAGTTGAGTCGATGGGATTGAATGTTGAGGCAATCATAACAAAAGAAGATGTTATGGAAAAATATAAAAGACCGGTCGAATAATTGATAATATTTTCAGTTATCAACGGGAATTAGATAAAATACTTTTCTTAAGATATCTTCAATTGAATGATCTTTAATTAAATCCAAACTTCTTGAGTATTCCTGAATTGGGATATTTCCACCGAAATGTGATAATAAAATTCTATATAGTTCAAAAGCCTTCTCAGCAAGAGGGTCTTTAATTTTATATTCAAATCCATAAAAATACTCTGATTTCATATAAAGATTTTCTTCCATTATTTTTGGAAAGATTGGAAGAAATTCAGAATACAGTATGAGAGAACCTAAGAAAAGATGAGGGAAGACATCTCTATACTTAGCTATTATATTGAGATTTTCTTTGAGGCTTTCAAGAGTAGTCCAGGGGTGAAAAAGTATAATGCCATGACCCACATCTATCATTACATGACTACCATATTTTTTCTTGACATCACTTAGCATCTTTACAGCCTCTAAATTTCTCTCTGGATCTATATTCTTATTAAATATTTTTAAATCATTATCATAGAAACTTTCAAACCCTATTTGCTCAATAGACAAACAAAGATTCTTTGATTCAACAAGATCAAGACATTCCAATAGTTTGTTCTTATGAAGAAGCAGTAAATCCGGTCTTGTTCTGATACTCAATTTCTCCAAAGCTATCTTATTCTCAAGCAATAAAATTATTAAGTCATGTAAAAAGGGTATCGGATTTTCTGTTTGAATTTGAAAAGTTGTTACATTATGTGTTTTATAAAGATAAAGTGCCTGTTTTAATAACAAATCAATTGTCTTAGCAATTTGAAAACTTGTGTATTCCTGATATTGAAAAATGCAGAAAGAACATCCATGACGTTTTCTGTTGTAGATATTTTCTAATTTTGACAAAGCTGCCTGATAAATATCTAAGCCAGAGCTTTTGATTGTATCAAGTATGGAGAATTGATATGAAGATTCTGAAAAATTTCCATACGGACAACCTGTCCCAGCAATTATGCTTATGTCAATAAAATTTGCATTTGAGTTCCTGCTCGGTCCTATATAATTCCAATCAAAGTAAGGTGTATAAGGAAACAATTCTTTTTCCAGGTCCCATTTTATTGTTTTATCTGAATAAATAATCTTCTTTCCTTTTTTAAAAAATAAATTTGGGACATTATAAAAATCGCCCTGGCCAAAATATTGCTGGCAAAAAGTATTTATAGCTTCCCTGCCTGGTCCAAAGATTGCATATTGAATATTTGTATGAATAAAAAGTGAGAGGGCATTAACACCTCCGACAAGTATAGGAATATGTGGGAAGAGGTTTTGTAAAAGATTAATAATATCGATAGTGAAGATCGAATCCAAGCATATAAGAGAATATTTTTCTTTTTCTATTAAAGGTATAATTTTCTCTATATAATCAGCATTTACAATAAAAGTGTCACATTCTATGCCATTATTATGTAAATCATTTAAAAATAAACACATACCCATATGTGGTGGACAATTGAGAATTATTTCTAATTGTAAAAACAGGATTTTCTTATTCTCAGTCAATCTTCTGATCCCCACAGTCTTGGATCTAAAGCATCACGTAGCCCTTCGCCTACCAGGTTATAGCTTAAGACGGTAATCAATATCGCTAGCCCAGGGAAAAGAGAGAGCCACCATGCAACCTCTATATTATCTTTGCCAGATGTCAGTATATTGCCCCAGCTTGGGTCCGGAGGCTGAACACCAAGTCCCAAAAATGACAGGCCGGATTCAGTAAGAATTGCTCCTGCTACCCCAAATGTTGCAGCAACAAATACAGGGGACAAAGCGTTTGGCAGTATGTGTCTGTAAATTAACCTCGTATTATTCAAACCAATTGCTTTTGCAGCATCAATAAAATCCCTCTCTTTCAAAGAAAGGAATTCTGCTCTGACAAGTCTTGCAACATCCATCCAGCCAGTAATCCCTATTACTGCCATAATCGTGAAAATATTCGGCTCAAGGATTGAAATTACTGCAAGGATCAGGAAAAATGTCGGGAATGCCAGCATAATATCAACAAACCTCATCAGAATGGCATCTACTTTCCCTCCATAAAAACCAGCTAAAGAACCAATAATAACACCAATTAAAATAGCTATACCAACAGCAACAAAACCAACCTTAAGGGAAACTCTGCTCCCCCATATTATCCTTGAAAGTAAATCTCTTCCGAGCTCATCAGTGCCGAGGAAATGTGTTTTACTTGGAGGTGACAGGACATTATATACATCAATTTCTGTTGGGTCGTATGGAGAAATAACAGGTGCAGAAAGTGAAATAGTTATTAATATAAAAACTACAATTACACCAATAACAGCAAGCTTATTTCTTGAAAACCTTTTACCTATAATACGTAAAAGTTTCATTACTTTCTTACTCTTACCCTCGGGTCAACGATGGCATATGAAATATCTGCTACTAAGTTGCCGATTAGCGTAAGAAATGCTCCAATCACGAGGATTCCCATAACTGTCGGATAATCTCTTGACATTGTTGATGAATAGAAAAGTTGTCCCATGCCGGGAATTGCAAAAATTGTTTCAAAAATAACCCCTCCTCCAATGAGTCCTGGGATAGAAAGTCCAAGTATTGTTACAATCGGCATTAATGCATTTCGAAAGGCATGTTTAAATATAACCTGACTTTCTTTTAATCCTTTTGCCCGTGCAGTTCTAATGTAGTCCTGCCGAATTACTTCAAGCATACTTGAACGGCTATAACGGCTGATACCGGCAATGCCACCGAATGCAGAAACCCCAACAGGAAGAATAAGATGTTTCACCCAGTCTAATATACGGTCAAAAATTGTCATTTCAGAGACATCTATGCTCTGAATACCTGATATTGGAAGAAGCCCCATGTAAACTCCAAAGAGAATCATTAGAAGAAGAGCGAGCCAGAAGGAAGGGGTTGAGAAACCAATAAATACAAAGACTGTGGACATTTTGTCAAAGATAGAATATTGCCTTGTTGCTGATAATATACCTATTGGTAAGGCAATAATAAGTATAAGAAAAAGAGAGAGGATATTTATGGTTAAGGTTATTGGTATTCTTTCAATAATTTTATCCATAACTCTTCTTCCATCTACAAAAGATTTGCCAAAGTCAAGGCTTAAAAAACGCTTAAGCCAATCCAAGTATTGTATATACAAAGGTTTATCAAGGCCGTAGAGCTTCTTTAGATTTTCCTTTGCCTGCATTGAAACTTTTAAGGACATTTCAGTCTGAACCTCAACTGGACTTCCTGGAGCAAGATGTATAACGACGAATGTTATAAGTGTTATCCCAAAAAGTAAAGGTATCATAAGCAAAAGTCTTTTTGTTATGTAAATAAGCATAATACTATTTTACTTTGTTATAGTATAACTATTCATAAAAAACGTCAGAAAAAAGGTTATATGAAATTTTACCTTATTAGTCTTGGATGTGCAAAAAATCTTGTTGATAGTGAGAAACTCACAAGATTTCTTATGAAAGAAGGATATGTTATTACTGATGATATTTCTAATGCATCTTTAGTTATTATAAACACCTGTGGTTTTATTCAGGATGCTAAAAAAGAGTCAATAGAAACGATTTTC
Protein-coding regions in this window:
- a CDS encoding menaquinone biosynthesis protein — translated: MRPKVGHIQFLNCLPLYYGLVKSSALLDIELIKGTPTELNSLLINGDLDISPISSIEYARHHQTLLLFPEFTVSSDGAVKSIILISPYPIEKLSGKRVALTNTSSTSHVLLKFIMNEGYGIEPDYITCQPDLKRMLSNADAALLIGDIALKYYVNSEGFYLYDLGLEWKKLTGRKMVYAVWAVNRKFAEIKSELCKYVFEIFKKSMEHSMRHLTEIAEYASRWEPFSRDFLTKYFASLRFNFSQDYREGLIHFYKVAKEIGELKEVPELEFVNINYIYKKNKVGPLR
- the mqnC gene encoding dehypoxanthine futalosine cyclase translates to MNVLTILDRALSKRLTLDEAVLLFKEADLLDLAKVADTICRRKHPDGIATFQIDRNINYTNICKNQCSFCAFYRSKGHPEAYLLSQEEIEEKVAETVRLAGTQIMLQGGINPELRIDFYTKMFSGIKKKFDVRIHSLSPPEIFHIAETEKLPISYVLKQLIEAGLDSLPGGGAEILVDRVRRIISPKKINASQWLGVMEEAHKLGIKTTATMMFGTVETIEERIEHLLKIRDLQDKTGGFISFISWTYQPGNTVLGGKPVSSIEYLRMLSICRLFLDNFRNIQGSWVTQGKDIGQICLSFGANDLGSIMIEENVVRAAGVSYKITADEMIDLILKSGKTPAQRDTEFRILKIYDKVKNT
- a CDS encoding MTAP family purine nucleoside phosphorylase, giving the protein MIKSKIPEAKTAFIGGSSTFAIEFPENLKAKGVKVLQQFVVSTPFGESPEFKLFTVNDRNVLTVKMHGWRTGTNRADASKQIFWVFHKAGVKTILTEGGVGTISKDIQLRDFFIPDDYLDFSMRKDVHLYDKYLLVMRHPICQELTRILTRIITKLFPDRQVMRGIYAVTDGRHFESRAEVRMIEKLGGDVIGQSLCPEVYLAREIGACYAGIYLIVNRAEGIEPQWSYKELKDIFYNEALNVGKIIIESIKSIIKNKKQSCQCSNLRKRTLLKYKKVS
- the ubiE gene encoding bifunctional demethylmenaquinone methyltransferase/2-methoxy-6-polyprenyl-1,4-benzoquinol methylase UbiE encodes the protein MNYVDHKIRNIQNIGQMFSGIARYYDLLNHILSFGLDFRWRKKVAFETKRVNCEKILDVCTGTGDMAIELYRTWQGKVEIDGLDISNELINIGKKKVKKLNCKDKVKFIEANAERLPYNDNQFDAVTITFGLRNISDRLKAIMEFYRVARYGGCFVCLEFSHPVNSFFTKLYNFYLMKCVPFIASIVGSDPSAYRYLGNTIKEFLKPEELSQLIESAGWRDVSFQRLTGGIVTIHRAIKR
- a CDS encoding tetratricopeptide repeat protein, producing the protein MGKNIHELREYGLELFEQGKYSEAELILKEIISLNPRYADIYNKLGLITHMKGDFKHASEYFKKALELNPNYTEASLNLAITYNDMGEFKKAQEVFTVAAQIAHPTPSAMDPFIAGKLANEHYKLGNLYLDLGMNNEAIEEYKKAIRLHPRLPDVHTKLGIALRNKGLVDDAIGHFTKAKEINPNYGPAWVQLGLCYYMKGLLGLAFKEWEQAVEQNPGLREAEAYLRLLKKEGN
- a CDS encoding ABC transporter ATP-binding protein, whose product is MSLLKIRDLNISFKTPNRFVNVVSSLNLDIQEGEIFGLVGESGCGKSITALSMMKILPHNFFVEGEILFKGKNLLNLDEKAMRGLRGKEISMIFQEPMTSLNPVLTIGYQIAEALIAHIRLSKKDAMTQVVDLLKTVRIPSPEIRIKEYPHQISGGMRQRVMIAMAIACNPSLLIADEPTTALDVTIQAQILELLRRLRQQKKMAIMLITHDLGVIAENAERAAIMYAGRIMEISRVSELIGTPKHPYTVGLLESLPKRRGIPLKPIRGYVPRPEQLPPGCKFSNRCYYMIPDCQKAEPELREIVSGHFVRCLRSEEIQWMSSI
- a CDS encoding ATP-binding cassette domain-containing protein: MDVINIIKLKKYFPVKRGIFAKQEWLKAVNGISFSIQDGKVFALVGESGSGKSTVARLILRLIPPTEGEILFKGLDIKKLKGDSLRDFRKSVQIVFQDPFASLNPRMTVYDTLSEPLKIHQLAKKNEIKDKVVSLLLRVGLQADILNRYPHEFSGGQRQRICIARALAVSPRVIIADEPLSALDVSIQAQILNILQELQSQYHISFLFISHDLRMVQYFSDEIAVMYLGKLVEFAETDILFNNPFHPYTIELLSCVPKIKPDAQKRPVPWGDIPSPIDIPTGCPFHPRCQKRFDPCDRIQPELKEIKGRLVSCHLF
- the pyrE gene encoding orotate phosphoribosyltransferase translates to MKERLLELIIERAFKYSDEPIFKLVSGRMSNYYFNCKAVTLYPEGMCLIGNIIFDLIKNLNVQGIGGLTLGADPVAYAVSYTSFLKGKPVEAFVVRKTPKSHGTMQWIEGNLKPGDKVVIVDDVITTGKSTIEAITRAKENGLEVVKVIVLIDRQENGKEAVESMGLNVEAIITKEDVMEKYKRPVE
- a CDS encoding ABC transporter permease — its product is MKLLRIIGKRFSRNKLAVIGVIVVFILITISLSAPVISPYDPTEIDVYNVLSPPSKTHFLGTDELGRDLLSRIIWGSRVSLKVGFVAVGIAILIGVIIGSLAGFYGGKVDAILMRFVDIMLAFPTFFLILAVISILEPNIFTIMAVIGITGWMDVARLVRAEFLSLKERDFIDAAKAIGLNNTRLIYRHILPNALSPVFVAATFGVAGAILTESGLSFLGLGVQPPDPSWGNILTSGKDNIEVAWWLSLFPGLAILITVLSYNLVGEGLRDALDPRLWGSED
- a CDS encoding ABC transporter permease, producing the protein MLIYITKRLLLMIPLLFGITLITFVVIHLAPGSPVEVQTEMSLKVSMQAKENLKKLYGLDKPLYIQYLDWLKRFLSLDFGKSFVDGRRVMDKIIERIPITLTINILSLFLILIIALPIGILSATRQYSIFDKMSTVFVFIGFSTPSFWLALLLMILFGVYMGLLPISGIQSIDVSEMTIFDRILDWVKHLILPVGVSAFGGIAGISRYSRSSMLEVIRQDYIRTARAKGLKESQVIFKHAFRNALMPIVTILGLSIPGLIGGGVIFETIFAIPGMGQLFYSSTMSRDYPTVMGILVIGAFLTLIGNLVADISYAIVDPRVRVRK